Proteins from a single region of Eremothecium gossypii ATCC 10895 chromosome VI, complete sequence:
- a CDS encoding AFL173Cp (NOHBY613; No homolog in Saccharomyces cerevisiae; Syntenic homolog of Kluyveromyces lactis KLLA0F06512g) translates to MRGWGNVWYSGPWALLVHAGHACLFHGNEAVEKWPVVGQVRCNFSEDAVHLVVYAERAFQLQTVQLATRRRTEQAVVSVAYGVARFEVLWQDGIIVAMDGVGGRVHCVDTRRQRTLGCVQTNADDGAIYVVGARAFQVFVRQLDKATATEQLFFNTYELGADGAVRLQQAVRLGSSAGRHFAARLGNVFAVVLSCPFTRRSALSLHVDGQPAPLAQLQLPFVHDAAFCDHWTLALALDARLALLRPLAGTLAAVPLAAARVHNGPARIIASPLGTPGLPDPLDSPPAQPSPPDVVPSLCLLTARPQHIAALFAARPNWVYLWSPPDTSPAHPRLTGIILPDALVAATPDDRYFAGSYTAYTLR, encoded by the coding sequence GCTTGTGCACGCGGGCCACGCGTGTCTGTTCCACGGGAATGAGGCGGTGGAAAAGTGGCCCGTGGTAGGGCAGGTGCGGTGCAACTTCAGCGAGGACGCCGTGCACCTGGTGGTGTATGCCGAGCGCGCGTTCCAGCTCCAGACGGTGCAGCTCGCTACGCGGCGGCGGACAGAGCAGGCAGTGGTCAGCGTGGCGTATGGCGTGGCGCGCTTCGAGGTACTGTGGCAGGACGGGATTATCGTGGCGATGGACGGGGTGGGTGGGCGCGTGCACTGCGTGGACacgcggcggcagcgcacACTGGGCTGTGTGCAGACGAACGCGGATGACGGGGCCATCTACGTTGTCGGCGCCCGCGCTTTTCAAGTGTTTGTGCGGCAGTTGGATAAGGCCACCGCGACCGAGCAGCTCTTCTTCAACACGTACGAGCTTGGCGCGGACGGGGCCGtgcggctgcagcaggccgTCCGCCTCGGCAGCAGCGCTGGGCGCCACTTCGCGGCGCGGCTGGGCAACGTGTTCGCCGTCGTGCTCAGCTGCCCGTTCacgcgccgcagcgcgctcAGCCTGCACGTCGACGGGCAGCCCGCgccgctcgcgcagctccAGCTGCCGTTCGTGCATGACGCAGCCTTCTGCGACCACTGGACCCttgcgctcgcgctcgaCGCCCGTCTCGCCCTGCTCCGCCCGCTCGCTGGCACGCTCGCCGCTGTCccgctcgccgccgcccgcgtACATAATGGGCCCGCCCGCATTATAGCCAGCCCGCTTGGCACGCCCGGATTGCCCGATCCGTTAGATAGCCCGCCCGCACAGCCGTCGCCGCCTGACGTAGTCCCCAGCCTCTGCTTATTGACTGCCCGCCCGCAGCACATCGCCGCATTGTTCGCTGCCCGCCCCAATTGGGTCTACTTATGGAGCCCGCCTGACACCTCGCCCGCCCACCCGAGATTAACTGGCATAATCCTCCCAGACGCCCTCGTAGCCGCCACGCCTGACGATCGGTACTTCGCCGGATCTTATACCGCTTACACCCTCCGCTGA